A stretch of Carya illinoinensis cultivar Pawnee chromosome 14, C.illinoinensisPawnee_v1, whole genome shotgun sequence DNA encodes these proteins:
- the LOC122293641 gene encoding uncharacterized protein LOC122293641 produces MADELALIWSSLKLTEEEQQELVLPEEIIQSIKLRRSHCIFALNLNDRSVNREAFKSTMAKVWNLEGWITFKEIGFNKFLIEYQLLSDKRKVLQGRPWSFDWHLICMKDFEGDLAQNEIIFKTEPFWVQLHNVPFAVMNAEQGEKLGSVIGKVHKVETDDQGCGWGRHLRIRVDVDINKPLPRGKMIKVRDKQCWIYFNKRYGGSSEQSSQDNSSPVQPKAAEAQKDNSGWSSLGAEGEATSQNTTVGDQKHGRGLTPTCQADQTWNSSELEASCPAKFHEGLSQQENIETKRKEIPHPSSRPLTQTKTPHLVFLIETKCSSEKMETIRVKMGFDNCFAVRSVGRSGGLALLWNSSIEVKVDTYTNWHISVYVKLPNIDKSWLLTGFYGHSNTAKRSETWQILKALKPAPQVSWLCFGDFNEITCLSEKYGAAIRPYKQVREFRQTLAQCELNDLGFQGDKYTWANNREGSNFTKERLDSVLGNSSWIDKFEDHSVQHLATYSSDHKPLLITLQTKNNRPRKKRIFRYEAKWRTKEGCEALIKRSWEDIRGSKDKIGSTLQSLRNCKTCLKKWSKDQNKKDKATLQSKTKMLNHLKD; encoded by the exons ATGGCCGACGAGCTAGCATTGATATGGAGCTCCCTGAAACTAACAGAAGAGGAGCAACAGGAACTGGTCCTGCCAGAGGAAATTATCCAGTCCATAAAACTGAGAAGAAGTCACTGCATCTTTGCCCTCAACCTGAATGATAGAAGTGTTAACCGAGAGGCATTCAAGTCCACAATGGCTAAGGTGTGGAACTTGGAAGGTTGGATCACCTTCAAGGAAATAGGTTTCAACAAGTTTCTCATAGAATATCAACTGCTTTCAGATAAAAGGAAGGTGCTACAAGGTAGACCATGGTCCTTTGACTGGCACCTTATATGCATGAAGGACTTCGAAGGTGACCTGGCCCAAAACGAGATAATCTTCAAGACAGAACCATTTTGGGTACAGTTACATAATGTACCATTCGCAGTTATGAATGCAGAACAAGGAGAGAAACTTGGCTCCGTAATTGGAAAGGTTCACAAAGTGGAAACAGATGATCAGGGCTGTGGGTGGGGAAGGCACCTCAGAATAAGGGTGGATGTCGACATAAACAAACCTCTCCCTAGAGGAAAGATGATCAAAGTGAGAGACAAACAGTGCTGGATTTATTTCAA TAAGAGGTATGGTGGATCATCGGAACAGTCCTCACAAGACAACTCCTCTCCGGTGCAACCAAAGGCAGCAGAGGCCCAGAAGGACAACTCGGGATGGTCCAGCTTAGGTGCAGAGGGGGAAGCTACCAGTCAGAACACTACAGTGGGAGATCAGAAGCATGGAAGAGGCCTTACCCCGACATGTCAGGCTGACCAGACATGGAACAGTTCAGAATTAGAAGCCAGCTGTCCAGCCAAGTTTCACGAGGGTCTCTCTCAGCAAGAAAACAtagaaaccaaaagaaaagagatCCCCCATCCTTCCTCAAGACCTCTGACACAG ACTAAGACCCCACACCTGGTTTTTCTTATTGAAACCAAGTGCTCTAGTGAAAAGATGGAAACAATTAGAGTTAAAATGGGTTTTGATAATTGTTTTGCTGTAAGGAGTGTTGGAAGAAGTGGTGGTTTAGCCCTCTTGTGGAATTCAAGTATAGAGGTGAAGGTGGATACCTACACCAACTGGCACATTTCAGTTTATGTAAAATTGCCAAATATTGATAAGTCATGGCTTCTAACGGGGTTCTATGGTCATTCTAATACTGCTAAGAGGTCTGAAACTTGGCAAATTCTTAAAGCATTAAAACCAGCACCTCAAGTCTCGTGGTTGTgctttggtgattttaatgaaataacttGTTTGAGTGAAAAATATGGGGCAGCTATAAGACCATATAAGCAAGTTAGGGAATTCAGACAAACCCTAGCACAATGTGAGCTAAATGACTTAGGTTTTCAGGGGGATAAGTATACCTGGGCAAATAATAGAGAGGGAAGCAATTTCACCAAGGAGAGACTTGATAGTGTACTTGGGAACTCCTCCTGGATTGACAAGTTCGAAGACCACTCAGTGCAGCACCTAGCTACTTACTCATCAGACCACAAGCCTCTTTTGATAACCTTGCAAACAAAGAATAACAGGCcaaggaaaaaaagaatttttagatATGAAGCCAAATGGAGAACAAAGGAAGGTTGTGAAGCACTCATCAAAAGATCCTGGGAGGATATCCGAGGGTCCAAGGACAAAATTGGTAGTACATTGCAAAGTTTGAGAAACTGCAAAACCTGTCTAAAGAAGTGGAGCAAAGACCAGAACAAGAAAGACAAAGCTACCCTACAGTCAAAAACTAAGATGCTAAACCACCTAAAAGACTAG
- the LOC122293194 gene encoding uncharacterized protein LOC122293194: protein MIPSCLVDALLYQLLPHTIIHLLVSASCKFLKCSFAIFFDIVVPVKSTQKDKQWKQEREEDQDEPKRKEKRQKGGKSGFLAPLQLSDALVKFFGTGESELSRADIVKRIWD from the exons ATGATCCCATCATGTCTTGTTGATGCTTTGTTATATCAATTGCTGCCTCACACTATCATCCATCTTCTAGTTTCCGCCTCATGTAAATTCTTGAAATGTTCTTTTGCTATCTTTTTTGATATAGTTGTGCCAGTCAAATCAACACAGAAGGACAAGCAGTGGAaacaagaaagagaagaag ATCAAGATGAGCCAAAAAGGAAGGAGAAAAGGCAGAAGGGAGGGAAATCAGGTTTTCTTGCTCCTCTTCAACTTTCGGATGCCCTTGTGAAGTTCTTTGGTACTGGGGAAAGTGAATTATCACGGGCTGATATTGTAAAGAGAATATGGGACTAA